In Plutella xylostella chromosome 27, ilPluXylo3.1, whole genome shotgun sequence, one genomic interval encodes:
- the LOC125490742 gene encoding uncharacterized protein LOC125490742, with protein sequence MGERPICFNLLLKDELTYEATVRGVKPEATADQLRLQLTELATRMPSDEVIYFEGDVTSELEKVKNKIKDLQSSLSKPNLQLKHIKRCESLANHLYHRLGRINAVSKEETCMLGDLLLQLESRDSELKYISKAYQEQEKKQDIPVVGCIEPCPKVDHTQIQKLNLVFNGSDSVQAFVQRLEELCNSRGISVETLFNSVAEIFSGDALFWFRGVKEEVSSWKEVKARLYEEFLPFDYNRRLLQEVRSRTQGADESIIKYLSTMRNYFSRLSVPLPESEQLEIVQGNLRPFYTSQLALTNVGNWNELKERCRQLEYAKYRADSFAEPPRVSANSVAPDLAYQARNRLSVNAVDTEVDLFCVRCRVLGHDLWQCSAPPTQLCYSCGLKGATLHTCPRCGPSVAEPPKLQQKPDPAGPTVAGVSVNNEQPGTKSSGSGSRRRRRRRHRRRRRCEEAGDGDADSGLRPYLDVAIYHHRCRGLLDSGSTVSVIGGKAAQSLSSCGTLYPAEEKSIITANGSHSPVSGFKILPVTVEDVTAFVKFYVVPDISSELLLGIDFWRAFNIAPDVLNLLNKRGVSKSREPYASEVRHLNSCNELSASKCVPADNATASLVVRGRRSQDCQLSRVRRSMDSKSYLTASLTPNYERCTVVQQVSGFVYILEDSNGNQTECHARDILCRIDVP encoded by the coding sequence ATGGGGGAACGTCCGATATGTTTCAACCTTTTATTAAAAGATGAATTGACATACGAGGCCACAGTCCGAGGTGTCAAACCTGAGGCCACTGCGGACCAATTAAGATTACAATTAACAGAATTGGCTACGCGGATGCCTTCGGACGAGGTTATTTACTTTGAGGGAGATGTTACCTCAGAGTtagaaaaagttaaaaacaaaattaaagactTGCAGAGCTCACTTTCAAAACCAAATTTGCAGTTAAAACACATCAAGCGTTGCGAATCATTGGCTAACCATTTATATCACCGCTTAGGTCGTATAAATGCCGTCAGTAAGGAGGAGACTTGTATGCTCGGGGACTTGCTCTTACAACTCGAATCTAGGGACAGCGAACTGAAGTACATTTCTAAAGCTTATCAGGAGCAGGAAAAGAAACAGGATATCCCTGTCGTAGGGTGTATAGAGCCATGTCCTAAGGTGGACCACACACAGATCCAAAAACTGAACCTTGTCTTTAACGGCAGTGATAGTGTACAGGCATTCGTGCAGCGACTGGAGGAGCTTTGCAATTCTCGAGGTATCTCTGTAGAGACGTTATTTAATTCCGTCGCAGAAATTTTTAGCGGTGACGCCTTGTTTTGGTTTCGGGGTGTCAAGGAGGAGGTCTCGAGTTGGAAAGAGGTTAAGGCTCGTTTGTATGAGGAGTTCCTGCCATTCGATTATAATCGGCGTTTATTACAGGAGGTGCGGTCGCGGACACAAGGTGCTGATGAATCCATCATAAAGTACTTAAGCACAATGCGGAATTATTTTTCTAGGCTCAGCGTGCCGTTACCGGAGTCAGAGCAGCTGGAGATAGTACAAGGTAACCTTAGACCGTTTTACACGAGTCAGCTTGCTCTTACAAACGTCGGGAACTGGAACGAGCTGAAGGAACGCTGTAGGCAGCTGGAGTACGCCAAATACCGAGCAGACTCTTTCGCGGAGCCGCCCCGAGTTTCTGCGAATTCGGTAGCGCCGGACTTAGCCTATCAGGCTAGGAACCGACTTTCGGTTAACGCCGTAGACACCGAGGTGGACTTATTTTGCGTTCGTTGCAGGGTTCTTGGACATGACCTTTGGCAATGTAGTGCACCACCCACCCAATTGTGTTACTCTTGTGGTTTAAAGGGTGCCACCTTGCACACGTGTCCACGGTGTGGTCCGTCAGTCGCTGAGCCACCGAAACTACAACAAAAGCCAGATCCTGCTGGACCAACCGTTGCTGGGGTAAGCGTGAACAACGAGCAGCCTGGAACCAAATCCTCCGGCAGTGGTAGTCGTCGTCGTCGCCGtcgccgccaccgccgtcgccgccgctgTGAAGAGGCAGGTGATGGAGACGCGGACAGTGGCTTGCGACCTTATTTAGATGTCGCGATTTACCACCATCGTTGCAGAGGGTTGTTGGATTCGGGTTCTACAGTTTCGGTCATTGGCGGAAAGGCGGCCCAATCCCTCTCCAGTTGTGGTACGTTGTATCCAGCTGAGGAGAAATCCATTATCACGGCTAATGGATCACATTCTCCGGTTTCTGGTTTTAAGATTTTACCGGTGACTGTAGAGGATGTTACGGCTTTCGTGAAATTTTATGTCGTTCCTGATATTTCTTCAGAATTGCTGTTAGGTATAGATTTCTGGCGTGCTTTTAATATCGCACCTGATGTTCTGAACCTACTCAATAAAAGAGGAGTCTCTAAAAGCAGGGAACCGTATGCAAGTGAGGTTAGACATTTGAACTCATGCAACGAGTTGAGTGCTTCGAAGTGTGTACCGGCTGATAACGCTACTGCCAGTTTGGTAGTTCGTGGTCGTCGCTCACAGGATTGCCAACTCAGTAGGGTTCGTCGAAGCATGGATTCAAAGTCGTACTTGACTGCTAGTTTGACTCCGAATTACGAGAGGTGTACAGTAGTTCAACAAGTGTCTGGATTTGTCTACATTCTTGAAGATAGCAATGGGAACCAGACAGAGTGTCACGCCAGGGATATTCTCTGTAGAATTGATGTTCCGTAG
- the LOC105392870 gene encoding trypsin CFT-1 has product MHGQWLLGGFCGGVILTQHHVLTAAHCLHRKINDTAAATGTTILRASKVVIRVGSTYNDRGGSEHATSKTVVHEDYNYKYSKSKDNDVAVLVLPTSISNYRSSSVQPAAIPPGGYVVPDNASVVAVGWGQTDMNCSKSTPLGLRHVGLRTVDRDTCAARYPRLFSYNNMLCVGLLGVGGASTCKGDSGGPLVYNGVVVGVTSFGKLCDTYFYPDVSTRVSSYTDWINNTVSQNQVVVVHKNSHNTAVAADVTSLMLLAFATSIWIIYSKIS; this is encoded by the exons ATGCATGGTCAGTGGCTGCTGGGGGGTTTCTGTGGGGGCGTGATACTCACACAGCACCACGTGCTCACCGCTGCGCACTGCTTACATAG AAAAATCAATGACACTGCAGCTGCTACTGGAACTACCATCTTGAGGGCATCTAAAGTTGTCATTCGCGTCGGATCCACCTACAATGACCGCGGAGGCTCAGAGCATGCGACGTCCAAGACCGTGGTCCACGAGGACTACAACTACAAATATTCGAAGAGTAAAGACAACGACGTGGCAGTGTTGGTGCTGCCGACCAGTATAAGCAACTACCGGAGCAGCTCGGTGCAGCCAGCCGCCATCCCCCCGGGGGGGTATGTGGTCCCGGACAACGCGTCTGTGGTAGCTGTCGGGTGGGGACAGACTGAT ATGAACTGCAGCAAGTCAACCCCCCTCGGGCTGCGGCACGTGGGGCTGCGCACGGTGGACCGAGACACCTGCGCCGCGCGTTATCCGAGATTATTCTCATACAACAACATGCTCTGCGTGGGGCTGCTTGGTGTTGGAG GAGCTAGTACTTGCAAGGGTGACTCAGGTGGTCCCTTGGTGTACAACGGGGTGGTGGTTGGGGTGACCTCATTTGGGAAGTTATGCGACACTTACTTTTACCCTGATGTGTCTACGCGCGTCTCTAGCTACACCGACTGGATCAACAACACT GTAAGTCAAAATCAGGTTGTGGTCGTGCACAAGAACAGTCACAATACCGCCGTGGCAGCTGACGTCACCAGTTTGATGCTACTCGCCTTCGCAACGTCAATTTGGATAATATATTCCAAAATCTCATGA
- the LOC105385112 gene encoding achelase-2 isoform X2 yields MHGQRQLGGFCGGVILTQHHVLTAAHCLFRKINDTTAVTGTTILRASEVVIRVGSTYNDRGGSEHATSKIVVHEDYKYSELRRFEKDNDVAVLVLPTSISNYRSSSVQPAAIPPRGYVVPDNASVVAVGWGQTDMNCNKSTPLGLRHVGLRTVDRDTCAARWGAPAVDSMLCAALLDVGGAGVCMGDSGGPLVYNGVVVGVAAFIMTCDDSFYPHVFMRVSSYIEWINNTVSQNQVVAVHKNSHNTAVAADVTSLMLLAFATSIWILFSEI; encoded by the exons ATGCATGGTCAGAGGCAGCTGGGGGGTTTCTGTGGGGGCGTGATACTCACACAGCACCACGTGCTCACCGCTGCACACTGCTTATTTCG AAAAATCAATGACACTACAGCTGTTACTGGCACTACCATCTTGAGGGCATCTGAAGTTGTCATTCGCGTCGGATCTACCTACAATGACCGCGGAGGCTCAGAGCATGCGACGTCCAAGATCGTGGTCCACGAGGACTACAAATATTCGGAGCTTCGAAGATTCGAAAAAGACAACGACGTGGCAGTGTTGGTGCTGCCGACCAGTATAAGCAACTACCGGAGCAGCTCGGTGCAGCCAGCCGCCATCCCCCCGAGGGGGTATGTGGTCCCGGACAACGCGTCTGTGGTAGCTGTCGGGTGGGGACAGACTGAT ATGAACTGCAACAAGTCAACCCCCCTCGGCCTGCGGCACGTGGGGCTGCGCACGGTGGACCGAGACACCTGCGCCGCGCGGTGGGGGGCTCCGGCCGTAGACTCCATGCTCTGCGCGGCGCTGCTTGATGTTGGAG GAGCTGGTGTTTGTATGGGTGACTCAGGTGGTCCCCTGGTGTACAACGGGGTGGTGGTGGGGGTGGCCGCGTTTATTATGACATGCGACGATTCCTTCTACCCTCATGTGTTCATGCGCGTCTCTAGCTATATCGAATGGATCAACAACACT GTAAGTCAAAACCAGGTTGTGGCTGTGCACAAGAACAGTCACAACACCGCCGTGGCAGCTGACGTCACCAGTCTGATGCTACTCGCCTTCGCAACGTCAATTTGGATATTGTTTTCCGAAatctga